The Arachis duranensis cultivar V14167 chromosome 9, aradu.V14167.gnm2.J7QH, whole genome shotgun sequence genomic sequence aaacgaATTTATAGTCAGTATTGTGCAGTGATATTGTTAAAAATGGTGGGGgtgaaatatttttaattgtaagTATAATCTCCGTTtggtataaattatttttataattaagtttaattattatttttttatgtctcCCATAAGttatttttgataatattaatgTACAATTTGTAAATACCAGAAATCGattaatgattttattaaatatgaaggttacaaaaataataaaaaataatagaaataaaatacaataaaaaaaacataaaataaattaaaccttgAAATTCTACGAATTTCGATAATCATCTTGTTTGTCGTGCGGAGGCGGACTAGGAAGGATTTGATTATGAAGATGTTATTAAAGAATAGGTGTAAATGGTTGCAAGACTTTTCCATTCGTTCGCTACAGATTTAGGGTAAAGTTAAGGTTGGGGGGTGATTGGAGTGTTgggtatttttgttatttattttataaaaattcaaacgGCAACGTTTCGGCTCATGCTGTTTAGGTACAAAAATATTACAgtttcaataaaattaattatcttaaTAATTAAgcataattgaaaaagaaaatgagaataattttaatttttttttgaaaaatctaacACGTTGATCACGTTCCAGCTGTACTCAATCGTGATTGTACTTTTTCCTAGAAAGAAGTTATATTAGTGGCATGATGAGGTGTCTAATTAAAGCAAGTAAGAAACAAGTAAATGAATGGTCAATGGAGACAAACAACAAAGGAAAAGGTTGATGTAAAtgtttggctaatttttttttttacgaaaaaattatttgtatttttttttgaaaatagaattaTTTGGTGTAATTATAAGTATGTGGGTGAATTTTAAAGATAGAATGTCAATATACAGAATGCATATTAGATATATGTTATCATTCTAGTAACACGTAAAATGCGTATTATACACGTGTCAATATTTTGATTAACACACAAAATACGTGTTGAAcatattttttacatatttacAATACTGTAATACattttaaatatcaatatttaattaaaatactatttttatttttatattaaaaataatttctataaATGTCTgtgattttcttttgttttagtgCACAAAACCAACTTTTTGTTTTAAGTAacattcttttttataatttggaTATGCAAGCAGGTTTAGTGATATGATGGTTTTAGTTTGATACGATGTCAAAGATTTATAATTTTCGTAGTGGTTACTTGTGGCTCAAGAAAAAGTTTAGTTAGGATGACAAGGAGAATTGGTTTTGGCTTTGTTGTCAACTTattccaaaaaaatataaattcttgAACTGACTTTGTCTTAGGAAAATTCTATCCAtgattgctttttatttttggagGGGTATTTTACCGATAGACAACTGTTCTGACCAGAAATTGATtgtttattgtatttaaaattGTTTGAAAGTCAAACGAATTTggcaaattttaaagatttctgATCAATCtttggatttgatgaattagTCCTTGCTTCATAGTAAAGAAAATCCTTTAATATTCTTTTCTGGTCTATGGTAGATTTGCCATTTCAGGAATAATAAGATCTTTTATCTGCATGAATCTTGGTCCTTAAATAAAGTGATTAGTATGGCTTTGTccttaaaaagaattttgaatgtTTTTGAGTTGTAATGAGTTTTTACTCTCTATCATTAGTGGCTCATAGATTTTTTTCTCGGTGGATATTTTTAAGATTAACTATGATGCAAGTTATCCTGATACTGATAATCGTGTTGGTTTTGTTTATATTATCAGAGATTGGAATAGAAATTGGCAACAAGATTATTTGGAAACGATTGAGAGTTATAATATTCTTTAAGAAGAGTTGTTtgttatttaaaagatatatcTACTAGTTTGAGACTTGAGATAAAccgataaaaaatattatttgtataacaGATTGTGTGAATACTTTTACTCTTATCAATAATTTTTAggataattctaattttattgatCTTTTAGAGCTGAAAATTcagaatattatattttaaaattgatgtaTTGATCTTcagttgattttaaaaaatataaacatagtGATGAATATCATGACAAAAATGACGATAATAACtcatattcatcaaataaatcTTTCATTATCCTGAAAAGAATTCAGGAATAACATTTAATAGGATTGTCCTATTCTTAAGCagttgtttattatttattttctttttttatttgttcttttgttatttttccgttaacaaaaaaaatcacacgAGTATCATATTTATTAAAGTAAAGATGTGTTGAGTAAAACTAAATCCCTAAACACAATCgcgttttttttattatatagtatatactccagtttaaaattaattttaaaataagctAATTATATCTCAATTATATGAAAAATTACttctatactaaaattaattaaaaaaacgtagaatatataacaaaaagtaaaaaaactCAATAGTTTTTGAGCTTGTTTAagtaaatttttatgaaatgatcttttttatcaaataatttttttaaaaaaattatatttaaatattttatataaaaatatttttttatctaacaattatatttaaatacaataaaataaaaatattatttatttatttattatgttaaaaatattatttttaagtaaaaaataaaaatatatataaattataacttctaaaattttttatttttttaatacctttattttattattaaacatttttctgacacactaaaaaataaactcaataGCTTTTACACACACAAAATCGAAGGCCCAATTGACCAAAAGAGATAAATAGCTTGTTCTTACATACTACCctaactattttattttgaatttattattaatttattattacaattattcttcgatttttgttttgtttctatttttattcttatcatATTATGTGGCCCATAATTATTTTCTGACCAAACTTTGTATTTCCAACCTAATTCCATCAAAAACCAAACAGCCCATACCCAATAACAacaaaaaccaacaaaaacatGTGTCACATTAACAAATAATAACTTCTTAATGCTTTCATATTACGAGATTCCATACCATAATTAATCCATTCAAATTCCTGTCACCACTGCTATTTTCCAGTCTATGTCTATTACTGCACCAACAACTATAACACGTGTCGAGATAACTTCCTTTCAGCAGGTGCTGAAAAAAATTTGCTTCAGCACCGTAGTCTAACCCTAATAATTTTTGCTAAGAAGAAATCCTACCCATATGATGTGATCGGAATCGGACACCATGCATGCAACAAAAAAGTACCAATCTATCATcacttatattaataataaattttgttgatgtatattataataataattttatgtattttgaatATTATAGATTAAACTATTGTTGAATCacgttatattattttaataattaactttaatttatcattttttaaaataataaataccaATAAATTTATTAACGACCGTTAGAATTCTTAAAGTACACTACAATCACTTAAacggaatttttttaaataaattaaataaatatattaattattgaaataaataattttaaaaattattatcaaaattcgTCTCAAAATCTTATCTCATTTATACTAAAACCGAGATAATTTTAGACGTATCACATATCACACGCACGTATCTTGTCTCGTTTACAATATAGACAAAAATACGTACAaaattatctcatttacacCGAAAATAAGAGAAGACTTGAGACAAATTTcgataacattttttaaaattatttattttaataattaatatatttacttaatttatttaaattaaaaatccacACTTNNNNNNNNNNNNNNNNNNNNNNNNNNNNNNNNNNNNNNNNNNNNNNNNNNNNNNNNNNNNNNNNNNNNNNNNNNNNNNNNNNNNNNNNNNNNNNNNNNNNNNNNNNNNNNNNNNNNNNNNNNNaaatataaaatatatattaaaaaaaattaaattacatatataattaattaatttaataattaatttttaatatccaCCTAacattttgtttatatttacaGAAGTAACGTTTTGCATGCATCATGCGCCTTGAACCTACTGTCACCCACTCTATATATACCCAATAAATTAGCACTAAACTTGCAACCCACACTAAACATAACTTATTCTGCGGTGTTATACTCATTTCCACTTTATACTTACCAGCCATGGCGTCTAACTCCAAAATACCCTTATCCCTTCCCCTTCTTGCCTCCATGGCCATCTTCCTCATCCTACTCCACAGTGCGAACTCAGCGGATGTCACCACTTTCCTCTTCGACAGGTTCGATCAAAGTAACGAGAATCTCCTCATCATCCAAGGCGACGCTTCCGTTTCAAGCAACGGAGCCTTGCAACTCACTAGGGTTGACAGCAGTGGCGTCCCACAAGGAGGTAGCGTCGGCCGAGCCTTGTACTCCGATCCCATTCCGCTCTACGATAAATCCACCGGAGCAGTAGCATCCATATTCACCTCCTTtatcttcctcatttcttcaccTTCTGATACCCCGGGTGACGGCCTTACCTTCTTCCTCGCTTCGCCGGATACTACTATCCCTCCTAACTCCGGTGGTGGCTACCTTGGCCTCTTTAGCGCCTCGAATGCACTCAACAACACGCGCAAAGAGCTCGTTGGTTTTAAATCCACATCTGACAAAGTTGTTGCTGTTGAATTTGATACGTACCCTAATCTCAATCTCGGGGATCCCGATTACAAACACATCGGAATTGATGTGAACTCTATTAAGTCGGAAGTTACCGCTGAATGGGACTTTCAAAATGGAGAACTGGTGGCGGTAACAATATTCTATAATCCCTATGGCAAGACTCTTAGAGTTTTTGCATCTTACCCTAATGGTTACAACGTGGACTTCACTCATGACATAGATTTGACCACTGTTCTTCCTGAACAAGTTAGGGTAGGGTTCTCTGGTGCCACTGGACAGTACTCAcaaattaataacataatatCTTGGTCTTTTGGTTCAATCTTAGGGAAAAGCTTTAGGGTTGAGAAAGGTGGTATTGCAAGTGTTGTGTAATGATTGGGCATGACACTACATGTCTACATAATAATAAGGACAAGTGCATGTAGTCCATTGTGTACGTATGTGAATACTGCActgtgcttgtggtgtttctgccTTCTATGTAATATATCCATGAACAATGAACTCTTCCTAATAAGATCGTTTTGATTTTTGTACTTTTCTGTTGTTTTCGTTTCgttaggaaaaaaattaaaaaaaataaaaattaatatatatttttaaatgtttaaatttaataatttttaaattaataaatcaaaaaataaattaattaactcaaataataacaaatttaaaaaaattgacaacaataaataataaattaataaaatatttaatattctcTATAATAAATTAGACGATTAATAacaataaactaattaattcaaaaaataattataaataaaaaaataattcatgcATATTAAACAGTTGACTTTAAAATTTGAAGGTAATAAAGATCAAACATTTACACTAAGTTGGCAATCTAAATTCTAGCAATACTTATGTGAAAATGAAATTGGAGAAGATTCGTTTTTAAACTATTAAATTACAAGCTAATCAACCTTAGAACGTAACACAATAAATTTTTTCTgccataaaaaaattagagatgaTATCAAAATCTCAAAATGGAGAATAAAGGAGATTTTGGATTTCTTCTAACAGGATAATAGAAGCAAAAGTTACATTTCAAgcttttttattaatagtaacAAAACAACATAATCAAATTCAAGCTATAAAAAAGTATGCATATAAACCATTTTTactatatttaaataaagtatCAAACAACTAGCTGACTCTactgtattttattttcagtttcatTTATATCAACAGCAAAATTGCTATAAATTTAACAACTAAGATTCTTTCAATACCTTACACCAATTTAGGGAACAAGTGCTTTAGTGCTGAGGGCACATTCTCAGATACTGGTGCAGTGGGAGGAGTATATATGCGTGTTTTTTTGAGAAtttcatcaacaattcaatgttTGCGCTTACTCAAAGGCCTAAAAGGATCCAGTCAAACCTGAAAGAACAACAGCAAAAAAAATCGCTCATtaagtttttttgaaaaatctagaGGGTATATTAACATTTAACCATCACGTAATAAGAATAATACAACTATGTACCAAACCTTATTCCACTAAGAGAAATAAGCTATATAGATCAAATGCCATCATAATATTCTATCATAAATCATGTCTAAAGTAAAAATACTAAACTATCAAGCTACAAAGGCAATACTAATAACTAAATTcaatattttaagaaataaagaaggactgcaaattaaattagatggATAAGTTAAAAATTGTTACTAACTCGATCACTGATGTTATATTGATTGTGCTCGTCGTGTGTCATAAATTTAGAAGTTCGTTTGATGTAACAGTTGTATACTTTGTGGTGAATAGCCTGTCTACTGCCACCACCACTGACTTCTGCATCTTATTAAAAACCACCATTCCTATGACTTGCTTCATCGTTCTAATCCAATCTACACAATCTCTAAGCCAGATTCTAATGTACAGCAACTAcaacacaataaaaattaaaaaatataaataatgaatgccaaaattatattttgaaaacaaTAATTAAGGACAAAAATTCTGGTGGATCAGGACATGTTTTCATTACAATCACCACACCCAAATTCCATAGAACAATAGTTTCATTTAtgcctaaaatttaaaattattgaatcTATTGAGCTTAGATAACATAGTTTCATGTTTGTTTCAATTAACATAGGAATCACAGCACATACATGTACTCCATAGCAAATAAGTAAAAGGCATATTAATAATACGATAACAAAGAGGATtaaaattctcaaaccaaaatagaatttaaaaaattctgaATCTAAACTaatacatgaattaaatataaaaaaaataatagaaaaaaagaggGGGACAACATACCTGGAGAGAGGAAGGAAGCAGCTCTGGCGAAGTAGTGGCATCACAGACAACAAAGTGGTGGCGGCGGTGACCAACCAACAGCGTTGCTTtattaggattttttaaaaataaattaaaaaataataagaagaaggaggaggaggacaatATACCTGAAGGGAGGTAGGAGGCACTCCGACAACACAGAGAGCAGCGGCGACAGCAGTGCAACAATGGTGGCGGCGATAGTGGCAGGGCAACGAAAAATAGTCTTTGAACATTGTTGGTGGTGGCCAACGCTGGTAGAGGGGCTGCCGGAGGTTGTTTGtgggagagagaaagggagagagagagagagagggagtaGTTCGAAAATAAGGGGGGAGAAGATTCGCGGTTTGAATTTAGGGCAAGATTAACATCGGATTTACCAGCGGATAATCCGCAGTAATGCTTTGCAAATGACCAAAATGCAGCATTGCACTAATTCGGATAATCCGACGGTAATGATTGCgtcatttttttttccttccaatTATTACCGGTGAATTTATCGTTGGAAAACCGAATCTGACGATAATCTTTTTATCCAACGAATTTATTACCAAATCCGCCAATAAATCTGCTGCTAACGTCCGACACTAAATCTAATgatattcaatatttttcttgtagtgcatgAAAGATGGAATTTTGCTGACAAAACTACCGaaccttaaaaaattatttaaaataccTAAACTACCTTCTAATCTAACCTAAccttaaattcaaattttactcCACAATACTACCACACCAATTCCAAACCCCACCATCACTCAAATTCTTTCTCACCACCACTCGTCTCCAACTACCACTATCACCGTTGCCATTGCCACCTCCTTCTCTTTACTTCCACCATCATACTATTTCATTTCTCCCTAATCACTACCAACGAGTCCATCCTCTTTCTCATATAAATCACAAATTTCCTTTGCCTCATCTGAGAACGAATTGCAAATCTCTTTTGCAACAACTCCATGAAAAATAGATTGAggtagaagaaagagaagaaggcaACGGCTGTGGGAATCATAGCTATCATTGTCGTTGTTGAAAGGTCCAAAAGTGAGAAAGaccaaacaagaaaaaagggaagagaaagagatAAGGTGCGATAGTAAGGAGTAAGTACAGAAACGGTGGAAGGAGTCACTATtatttgagagagagagaaagagaaagagagagaaagagaatgcTATGCAGTGGAAAGGATGAAACATAGAAAGGAAAAATTATTGTCGGGTGTGAGATGAGCTACCACTATTTGAATATTGTTgctcttttttagttttttttttttgttttggtttttcaAGTGAGGttatagaaaatttttgaatttggaaaTCTAAAGAAAATACAACTATGAAAGATTTGAGGAATTAAATTTCTGGTAATAGTGATGataaatttataaagaaaaagaggagtATTGGTCTAGAGATTTTGAAACTGTCCAAGTAGGAGTTATTAGTGGTGGTGAAAATGTAGTGATAGGAACAATGATGATGATAGCGACCACAGTGGTGatgaaaatagtagtaattaagAATGAGATTTGGATGATAATGAATTTAGATGGTAGTGATAAAGGGTTGAGAATTTAAAAGTTGGTGACAAAATATTAGAAGTggattaaaatagataaaagatttaattattctgttgatccttataatttcataaaacttttaattaggtctttatgcttttttttaattaagtttttgcattaattttttaattaaatttttatatattttttatttgagttcttatactaattttttttaattggatttttatACAATTAAACCAATTACTACCAATaggaacctaattgaaaaaaaattggtgcagaacccaattaaaagaaaaaaaaagtataaggacttaattaaaaatttcgtaaaactataaaaaccaacagaataattaaacctaaataaaaaaataatttaaaaattttaaataatttcttaaaattttgataattttataagataaaatttatcaatattttaaatattcagGAGTAAATAGTAGTTTTCTACCTTATCGGATCCATTcgattattttttgtatatcaCTATTTTTATTAGCATCAAACGCCACCGAGCTGGACCATAAGAATAATCAAGATCCTACAAGAAGTCCTTCTCCCTACGTATCATCAACCTGAACCCTCAATACATATGAAACGGCGACTCTCTTCAGCCGACATGACGTATCATCAACCTCACCTCTCTAATTTTAATCTTAATAAGCTACCAAtcatattcaaaaattaatgtCAAGAATAACACATAAAATGTTATCGGTCATCATCTATTTAAGAACCAACTAGCTTCCTTGGGTATTTAACAAAGaaaactcatcatcattattattctaTTTCCATAACTATGGCTATCCCAAAGAAACACCACTCATCTACTCTTCCACTTGTTCTCACCTTCATAACATTCTACTGTCTCAATGTAGTGACCTCTGTAACCTACTCCACCACCTTTACCTACGATCGGTTCGACTCCGACACCGACCTCCTCATGCAAGGCAACGCGGTCTTTTCCCCCAACTTCGCCTTGGAACTCACCAAAGAACGGAACGGTATCCCCCAATCCGGCAGCGTCGGTCGTACGTTCTCCACCTTTCCGATAGTTTTACACATGTCCGGAAAGGTGGCCACCATTTCCACTTCATTTGTCTTGAATATCTCTCAACCTAACTCCACCGCTACTCCCGCCGATGGCATCACCTTCTTCATCGCTCCCATCTCTGACCTACCACCGCGCTCCGGCGGGGGGTTTCTCGGACTCTTCAGCAATCAAACCAATTCTTCATCAACCACTTCAATTGTCGCAGTCGAATTTGATACATACCCTAATCTTGATATTGGGGATCCAAACTATAGACACATTGGAATTAACGTTAATTCCATCAAATCCTCCGCTACTTCTCGGTGGAATTTTCAAAGTGGAGAACCATTGAATGTAACAATAACCTATGATCCTTCACTTAAAAGGCTAAGGGTTGTTGCTTCTTACCCTAATGGAAACAATCACGTTGATGTAGCTTATCGCATTAATTTTGGAAGTGTTCTTCCTGAACAGGTTTATGCAGGTTTCTCTGGTTCAACCGGAAAATATGCAGAAGTGAACCACGTCAATTCTTGGAGTTTCAATTCAACCTTAGTTGTGTAATAGCTGGGATCCTTTTTTCCATACATGATTCAATGTTTGACCCGCAACaatgataataattaataagtaCGTTGAGTGCACTTGGCAGAGGATGGACTTTCCTAATACGTTGCCATATTTGACCTTATAATAATAAGGACATTACGTTCAAGTCTAGTCCATTACTATTTCTGtatgtaaaataataataataaattgatattaaattatttaatatttttttatatgatatatagtatcaaaatctttaaattttaaaaatttagaatttaattatcgttaattttaaaaaaattaatataaaacaaatataaagatcgaatttatacaaaaaagattatataaactcaaaaaagaaaaattatgtaaaaataaatattaaaaatataattactcGTGTGTTTTCTTTTAtcgattaaatttttaaatacaaatgCCATTTGATTAAAAAGAAGCGCAGTTATAATAAATacgtatataaaattatatggaTTAGTATAACTTAACATATTGCACAATATAGACTTCAGCAGGTTTTATATGGATTAGTATAATTACTGCTGCATTTAATGATGCTACTTCTTTTTATATgtgtttttttaattacttgcattttgttatttaaatttgttttataatacaaaaattaatagaaacTATAATATTACTTTGGAGCTTGTTGAGAAACTTTTACAGAAGAGCTTTATTCTGTCtgattttaacatttttttttattttctctgttAATTAGTTGGTTCAATTTGATAGAAGTCTCCATCAGATGAATTTTATAATCTAATACTTTTTTTTGTCTATCAGCtaagaaaaatttaattttggcaCTTCGATCTTTAaccttttttattctcttttaatgGAACTCAAATCCGTTTTGAtacgaaaaatttttttgatgtaACTGATAAAAGATGTAAATGGTTTGATATGATCATAAGGaccttgaaaaaaattattggaaCTCAAAATCTGATTAAATGCTTCATCAATACCATTTTATAAGAACTATGCATCAACAGGATTGGCAAGCAAAAATGTTAGTTTTTGAAGGAGATGGAGAATATTAGGATCAATGAAATTTTTTGTCACGTTTGGATTATGTGTGCCTTCAAGAGGGTTAGGAGTTTGTGGATTCTAATCTAAATGAAATGATTTGTTCTTAGAATTCGATAACCTGATTTCTTTGTCTTTAAAAATCTTCGATATTTGTTGTGCTTTAGTTCTCGAGTTATAAGTGACATAGAGTTGTAAATTTTTTGGCCCAATTGACTTGATAATTTTGAACCGAATGGAGCTGACAAAACTTGAGAAAATTCTATTTGTCGTAGAGAGCATGTAAAGTGACTTGATATTGGTCCTTTTTGTACATAGAGATACTAGTAGTGAAAACTTGAATGGCAGTATAATTTTTCCAGTTTTTGTCATTTGAACATTGCACGTTCTCATTATTGTCCTTTGAAATTCTTGGTGCTCGAAACCAAGTAGGACCACATTTTCAATCGACAAAAGGTGCAAAGTTAAGCTCCGAGTTCTGAAAGGTTTTTGCATGATAAAATCTGATAAAGATTGTCCAAAAAAGAACCCTGGGACCAGAAAAAATTGGTTTCAAAGAAGTAAGGCAAATGCCTTCAATGGTTTGTTTAGTTGAAATTAGGATGCCATCAACTTCCATAAACGTCTCAAAAATTTCATTCAGCCACAATTGAAGGAGCTAGAATGGTCCCCCTGCACTGAAAGGAGATCGATTTTTAAGGCTTGTTACCATGTGATCGAGCTCATTATACAGGTTACCTAAAAGTAGTTTAAAAAGACATAAGATCGATGAACTCTCGTGGATCAAATCAACAAGAGATTGATAGAATCTTTGTATGGTGACACTTcgagagaaaaaaattatagtattcaaccaaaaatataaaaaagctACGTGCTCATCATCAGAAAGGGGATCTTTACCTTGAcccatgttattttttataaaattcacgTAATAAGAGCTTTCCAGTTGATTTTGTACTTCTTTGTTAGTTCCATGTTAGGAGAAATATCGATCCCAGAAGGAGTTAGTCCTGTGATAATGGCCACATCGAAAAGGGTCATAGGGCAAACTATACCACATGGAAAACGAAGGTTTTTAGTCGACTGATTCCAAAAGTACAACATGGCTCCGATCATCTAATGATGAGTAGTAAGTTGGTATTGAGATAGTCGAAGGAGGTCATATATGTCACGTCAGGCCCaaaaattcttcttttctggTTCGATCCTTTTGAACCAGGCCATATAGTTAACATTTTTTGAAGAAGTTTTAGGATTGTTTTAAAATGGTTTTGTATGGTCATCAAAGGGAGCCATAtacatgtattttttattaatagttcTTGGCTaggaagagaaggaaaaaagtGAAGGACTTGATCAATCTCAGAAGGGGAAGCAAAGGGCCCAAGAAGCAATGCATTTGGTCCTTAAcagcaaagaaaaaaagattttttgtaCATTCATAGCATTAATAGAATCTTCAATAATATCGTCATTATCGTGAGCTATTATCTGAAGGTTCATGCATGGGGTTTCCTCCAtggttttttccccttttgtgGAAGGAGAAGCATTGCTACTAGTAGCCATATGCATGGTGATTCTGGAAAATAAGTAGCGGCGAaataaatgaaatgaaaaatactCCTTTCTAGAAATAAATATATGCAATTGATAGCTCAAACGTTAATAGTG encodes the following:
- the LOC107467980 gene encoding lectin; protein product: MASNSKIPLSLPLLASMAIFLILLHSANSADVTTFLFDRFDQSNENLLIIQGDASVSSNGALQLTRVDSSGVPQGGSVGRALYSDPIPLYDKSTGAVASIFTSFIFLISSPSDTPGDGLTFFLASPDTTIPPNSGGGYLGLFSASNALNNTRKELVGFKSTSDKVVAVEFDTYPNLNLGDPDYKHIGIDVNSIKSEVTAEWDFQNGELVAVTIFYNPYGKTLRVFASYPNGYNVDFTHDIDLTTVLPEQVRVGFSGATGQYSQINNIISWSFGSILGKSFRVEKGGIASVV
- the LOC107467989 gene encoding lectin, with the translated sequence MAIPKKHHSSTLPLVLTFITFYCLNVVTSVTYSTTFTYDRFDSDTDLLMQGNAVFSPNFALELTKERNGIPQSGSVGRTFSTFPIVLHMSGKVATISTSFVLNISQPNSTATPADGITFFIAPISDLPPRSGGGFLGLFSNQTNSSSTTSIVAVEFDTYPNLDIGDPNYRHIGINVNSIKSSATSRWNFQSGEPLNVTITYDPSLKRLRVVASYPNGNNHVDVAYRINFGSVLPEQVYAGFSGSTGKYAEVNHVNSWSFNSTLVV